The Brachionichthys hirsutus isolate HB-005 chromosome 17, CSIRO-AGI_Bhir_v1, whole genome shotgun sequence genome segment CAAGATAATGCCTGGAAAAGCAGAGGAAAATACCGCCGCATTGTCGACATACGCCAGTGGGGGTGAAGACTTCATCAACGCCTTTAACAATGCAGTGAAGACATTGGGCGCGAACGAGAGCATCTATGAAAGCTACTTTCATTTCAAGTCTTTTCACTTCCTGCTCATGGATTCAATGATGCTGCTGCCTCCAGAGAAGTGCCAGACAATGTATGTTGTCCACGaagaaaaatacacagcaaAAAAGGGCTCGAAAGTCAGATTTGGAACATTTTTCAAGGTCCATTCCAGCTCGAGTGTGCTGACGGATTATGACTTGGATGGGCAGGTGGTTTTTAACATCACGTCCTGTTTCTTTGCCAACCTGGGCGCCAACATTTGCACGGATGAGGATGCAGCACTCTTGTCTCCGGCTGAAATGTTCACTGTGGAGGATGTAAAGGAAGTATCTGACGCAGACAGAACCGAATACACTGAGATCATTTTGAGACATTCAGACGTGGTGGCCTCGCACAACTGTTACATGTTTTCAAGGTAAGACTTGCGTTAGTGTTTTTGAGTAATACGAcgatgatggggaaaaaaaataatctgtgtaCGATATTCCAATGCTTCATAATGAGAATTAATTAATGAGTAGAAAAAGATAAATAACTGTCTTACAGTAAATAGCAAACATTCtggaattttatttatttatttattttatttttcatttccatgaCAAATTTTCTTTGTCATGAGAGTAATAATCTTAAATAATTATGATCAGATTATTCACTGATTGATTGTCGCAAATGCTCATgaattatttcatattttattaatgaGGAAAATGAAGTTTATtcatctgaaaatatttttctcatctaaaaaacaaaaaaaaggtttggggacTTTTTTCCAACGCTGGTTTTGTCTGAAGTCTTTTTGTAAAGCTTCACTGACCTGAAGCAGAAACGGAGGCTCAGCTTGTCTGCTGCCCAAAAAGCTGTCTGAATAGGAAGAGCATGTACTGtagtttgatgacatcatctttgccccccccccctccctctctccatccctccaggTCTCCAGCCCGTGTCTCCTCCCAGTGGCTTGTGACGCTGCTTATGGTCTTAACCCTTCAGTAACTGCTTAACGAAACTTT includes the following:
- the si:ch211-145b13.6 gene encoding ecto-ADP-ribosyltransferase 5, which translates into the protein MWNKGNLLLSASISVALFCTATAEHVNALDMAKDAVDDIYSGCREQALKKFIHSGLLKQELNHSKAFNNAWSQKDQCSKIMPGKAEENTAALSTYASGGEDFINAFNNAVKTLGANESIYESYFHFKSFHFLLMDSMMLLPPEKCQTMYVVHEEKYTAKKGSKVRFGTFFKVHSSSSVLTDYDLDGQVVFNITSCFFANLGANICTDEDAALLSPAEMFTVEDVKEVSDADRTEYTEIILRHSDVVASHNCYMFSRSPARVSSQWLVTLLMVLTLQ